A single window of Xylocopilactobacillus apicola DNA harbors:
- the recG gene encoding ATP-dependent DNA helicase RecG — MSENTIFAPVSVLPRVGEKKVEALNGLGIKKVIDLLYYFPYRYEDLSKQNIENLVDGDKAVLQGQVVTSPVLSRFGGKRNSLRFKLDVENLIINVVFFNQPYLRDKILIGQEIAIYGKWEQSNLSLVGSKIIDQAKTGQLEPIYSTTASIKQWSLRKLIKDTFTNYQKDLVNIVPEEIRLPLHLMSEAEMLKKIHFPVNYEEAQVARKSAVFEEFFLYLSRLRWLNKDEDQEGVEVNYDLNKLKKFIETLPFELTDSQKKAVNEICYDIKSPLAMNRLLQGDVGSGKTIVAALGIYAAATAKMQSALMVPTEVLAAQHYDNLKSLFKDTSLEIALLTSATPKAQRKNILERLKTGVIDLVIGTHALIQPDVEFKNLSLVIIDEQHRFGVNQRRALRVKGLMPNILSMTATPIPRTLAITIYGSIKISTIKEMPRGRLPIKTLWVKSPDDPLIDRAVQYELKNDHQVYVVTPLVAESEKIDLRNAEEIYDQYVKKYPEVEVALLHGKMKAEAKEQILTDFAAQKSRILISTTVIEVGVDVKAATLMIIYDANRFGLSQLHQLRGRVGRSSLQSYCVLVGNPTNDIAKKRLELMVKSNDGFVLAENDLKLRGAGEVFGSRQSGEINFKVGDPLEDQKALQLARSAVDQVFKSDPLLENEANGNLHQFLIETKDYDETID; from the coding sequence ATGAGTGAAAACACAATATTTGCGCCAGTTTCTGTTTTGCCGCGAGTGGGTGAGAAAAAGGTCGAAGCACTGAATGGTCTGGGGATCAAGAAGGTGATCGACCTTCTTTATTATTTTCCTTATCGCTACGAAGATCTTTCAAAGCAAAATATTGAAAATTTAGTCGACGGAGATAAAGCAGTTTTGCAAGGCCAAGTAGTGACCAGTCCGGTGTTAAGTCGCTTTGGTGGCAAGCGAAATTCCTTACGGTTTAAGCTAGACGTTGAAAATTTAATCATTAACGTGGTGTTTTTCAATCAACCTTATTTAAGAGATAAAATTTTAATTGGTCAAGAAATTGCAATTTATGGCAAGTGGGAACAAAGCAATCTTAGTCTTGTTGGCAGTAAAATTATCGATCAAGCTAAAACCGGTCAGTTAGAGCCCATTTATTCGACGACGGCGAGTATTAAACAGTGGTCGTTAAGAAAATTGATTAAGGATACTTTCACAAATTATCAAAAAGATTTAGTCAACATTGTGCCAGAGGAGATCCGTTTACCGCTTCATTTGATGTCAGAAGCCGAAATGCTTAAAAAGATTCATTTTCCTGTCAATTATGAAGAAGCTCAAGTAGCTCGAAAGTCAGCAGTTTTTGAAGAGTTTTTTTTGTATTTAAGCCGTTTGCGATGGCTTAATAAAGATGAGGATCAAGAAGGGGTTGAAGTTAATTACGACCTGAATAAACTTAAGAAGTTTATTGAAACCCTGCCTTTTGAATTGACAGATTCACAGAAAAAAGCGGTTAACGAAATTTGTTATGATATTAAAAGCCCACTAGCGATGAATCGTTTGCTTCAAGGTGACGTTGGTTCTGGGAAGACGATTGTTGCAGCACTTGGGATTTATGCAGCAGCGACGGCTAAGATGCAAAGTGCTTTGATGGTTCCGACCGAAGTTTTGGCAGCACAGCACTATGATAATTTAAAATCGCTCTTTAAGGATACAAGTCTTGAAATTGCACTTTTGACGAGCGCTACCCCTAAAGCTCAGCGTAAAAATATTCTGGAGCGCTTAAAAACGGGTGTAATTGATTTAGTGATTGGGACTCATGCGTTAATTCAGCCAGACGTCGAGTTTAAGAATTTGTCGCTGGTTATTATCGATGAGCAGCATCGCTTCGGAGTTAATCAGCGTCGAGCCCTGAGAGTTAAAGGATTGATGCCCAATATTTTATCGATGACGGCAACGCCAATTCCTAGGACGCTGGCGATTACTATCTATGGAAGCATCAAGATCTCGACGATTAAAGAAATGCCCCGTGGTCGCCTGCCGATCAAAACGCTTTGGGTTAAAAGTCCCGATGATCCTTTAATTGATCGAGCAGTTCAATACGAACTAAAAAATGATCACCAAGTTTATGTGGTGACGCCGCTGGTGGCTGAATCGGAAAAAATTGATTTACGTAATGCTGAAGAAATTTACGATCAATACGTCAAAAAATATCCTGAAGTTGAAGTTGCTCTTTTGCATGGAAAGATGAAAGCAGAAGCCAAGGAACAGATTTTAACCGATTTTGCGGCTCAAAAAAGCCGGATTTTGATTTCAACAACGGTAATTGAAGTGGGGGTTGACGTTAAAGCTGCAACTTTGATGATCATTTATGATGCGAATCGTTTTGGTTTATCACAGCTTCATCAGTTGCGTGGGCGTGTAGGTAGAAGCTCATTGCAGTCTTACTGCGTTTTAGTTGGTAATCCGACTAATGATATTGCCAAAAAGCGCTTAGAGTTGATGGTCAAATCAAATGATGGCTTTGTGTTGGCTGAAAACGATTTAAAACTGCGCGGCGCAGGAGAAGTTTTTGGCAGTCGTCAATCAGGTGAGATTAATTTTAAAGTTGGCGATCCTTTAGAAGACCAAAAGGCGCTCCAATTAGCGCGTTCAGCGGTTGATCAAGTTTTTAAAAGCGATCCATTGCTTGAAAATGAAGCAAATGGAAATTTGCACCAGTTTCTAATTGAAACAAAAGATTATGACGAGACTATTGACTAA
- the plsX gene encoding phosphate acyltransferase PlsX, with amino-acid sequence MKIAIDAMGGDDAPVAIVEGVKKFLSEDHETKIRLFGPSEALAKLIETSEQLEIINTTQVVEGNDEPVAAIRKKKDSSLVRAAQDVKDKQSDGFLSCGNTGAVLAAGIFVIGRIKNVERPALMPTLPTKVKGVYYNMLDVGANAESKAKYLVQFAQMGSIYAEDLRGVKNPVVKLLNIGSEEHKGDELHQTVHQELSQLPEINFQGNIEPNEIMAAKADVIVTDGFTGNAVLKTMEGTMKTVLHLLKDSLMTGNITTKLGALLVKNDLGNLASQFDNSRFGGAVLLGVNAPVIKGHGNSQAQTVYYAIKQVKEMISEQTVTKFRNLYQ; translated from the coding sequence ATGAAGATAGCGATCGATGCCATGGGCGGAGATGATGCTCCAGTAGCAATTGTTGAAGGGGTCAAGAAGTTTTTAAGTGAAGATCATGAAACGAAGATTAGACTGTTTGGTCCTAGTGAAGCATTGGCCAAGCTTATTGAGACGTCTGAGCAATTGGAAATTATCAATACTACGCAAGTTGTTGAGGGTAATGACGAACCAGTAGCGGCAATTAGAAAAAAGAAGGATTCTTCGTTAGTTAGAGCAGCTCAAGATGTTAAAGACAAACAGTCTGATGGCTTTTTGTCATGTGGAAATACTGGTGCGGTGCTGGCTGCAGGAATTTTTGTTATTGGAAGAATTAAAAATGTTGAGCGCCCAGCTTTAATGCCAACTCTTCCGACCAAGGTCAAAGGCGTTTATTATAATATGCTTGACGTCGGAGCAAATGCTGAATCTAAGGCAAAATATTTAGTTCAGTTTGCCCAGATGGGCTCAATTTATGCGGAGGATCTCAGAGGAGTTAAGAATCCAGTTGTGAAATTATTAAATATTGGTTCTGAGGAACATAAAGGTGACGAATTGCACCAAACTGTCCATCAAGAGCTAAGTCAATTGCCAGAAATCAATTTTCAGGGTAATATTGAACCTAACGAGATAATGGCAGCCAAAGCTGACGTGATTGTAACTGATGGATTCACGGGAAATGCGGTTTTAAAGACGATGGAAGGCACAATGAAAACTGTTTTGCATCTGTTAAAAGATTCACTAATGACTGGTAATATCACCACGAAATTGGGAGCCTTGCTCGTAAAAAATGATCTAGGTAATCTAGCTAGTCAGTTCGATAATTCGCGTTTTGGCGGCGCGGTTTTGTTAGGCGTGAATGCACCGGTGATTAAAGGTCACGGAAATTCTCAAGCTCAGACGGTGTATTATGCAATTAAGCAAGTAAAAGAAATGATTAGCGAGCAAACTGTCACAAAATTTCGCAATTTGTATCAATAA
- the acpP gene encoding acyl carrier protein encodes MSDEEIFEKIKKVIVEQFEVEPAKVTPELNFKNDLDADSISLLEFSLELESEFGKEISDDDAAKILTVQDAVNFIKAQN; translated from the coding sequence ATGAGTGATGAAGAAATTTTTGAAAAAATAAAAAAAGTCATTGTCGAACAATTTGAAGTTGAGCCAGCTAAAGTCACCCCCGAGTTAAATTTCAAAAATGATTTGGATGCTGATTCAATTTCTCTCTTGGAATTTTCGTTAGAATTAGAGAGCGAATTTGGTAAAGAGATCTCAGATGATGATGCAGCAAAGATTTTAACAGTACAAGATGCGGTCAACTTTATCAAAGCGCAAAACTAA